From Methylomonas sp. EFPC3, a single genomic window includes:
- a CDS encoding phosphoribosyl-ATP diphosphatase — translation MNDVLQQLALVLEQRKQQSADQSYVASLYAKGLDHILKKIGEEATETVMAAKDGDKDKIVYEVADLWFHSMVLLAHQELGPEQVINELQRRFGLSGLQEKAQRSSQIGKQQE, via the coding sequence ATGAACGACGTTTTACAGCAATTGGCATTGGTGCTGGAGCAGCGCAAACAGCAATCGGCCGATCAATCTTATGTAGCAAGCTTGTACGCCAAAGGTTTGGACCATATTTTGAAAAAAATCGGTGAAGAAGCCACGGAAACGGTAATGGCGGCGAAAGACGGCGATAAAGATAAGATCGTTTACGAAGTGGCCGATCTGTGGTTTCACTCCATGGTCTTGTTGGCGCACCAGGAACTCGGGCCGGAACAGGTGATCAACGAGCTGCAGCGGCGTTTCGGTTTGTCCGGTCTGCAGGAAAAAGCGCAACGCAGCTCTCAAATAGGCAAACAGCAGGAGTAG
- the argS gene encoding arginine--tRNA ligase — MKQKLESLLQQAVAGIKTQGILENDFIAQIQLERTKDPQHGDFATNLAMLLAKPAKQNPRQLAEKIVAALPADPAVVKVEIAGPGFINFFINPDSQFQIVRQVLEQGDGFGLSRIGAGQRVQVEFVSANPTGPLHVGHGRGAAYGSAVADLLEAAGFSVEREYYVNDAGRQMDILAASVWLRYLEACGEVLPFPSNGYRGEYVRDISANLHRSAGDKYRQPAAQVLADLPADEAQGGDKEKHIDALIERAKTLLGPEAYEQVFQAGLNEILLDIKDDLAEFGVGYQCWFSERSLMDDQSIDRALQRLDEAGFLYRQEGATWFASSRLGDEKDRVVVRDNGQTTYFASDIAYHMNKLDRGFDKIVNIWGADHHGYIPRVKAAMQALGADDSKLKVLLVQFAVLYRGDEKVQMSTRSGEFVTLRQLRNEVGKDACRFFYVMRKSEQHMDFDLKLATSKTNENPVYYVQYAHARVCSVLRQLDEKGRQRDPLLGMQHLNLLVEEQESALLTTLSRYPETLERAALNYEPHQLIQYLRELANQFHSYYNAHQFLVDDDKLCNARINLVCAVRQVLANAMSLLKINTPEAM, encoded by the coding sequence ATGAAACAAAAGCTGGAATCCCTTTTACAACAGGCAGTTGCAGGTATCAAAACTCAAGGTATTCTCGAAAACGATTTCATTGCCCAAATTCAATTAGAACGCACCAAAGACCCGCAACACGGCGATTTCGCTACCAATCTGGCGATGCTGCTGGCCAAACCGGCCAAACAAAACCCGCGCCAACTCGCTGAAAAAATCGTCGCGGCCTTGCCTGCCGACCCGGCAGTGGTCAAAGTCGAGATCGCCGGGCCCGGATTCATCAACTTTTTCATCAATCCTGATAGCCAGTTCCAGATCGTGCGCCAAGTGCTGGAGCAAGGCGACGGCTTCGGCCTGAGCCGGATTGGAGCCGGGCAGCGGGTGCAAGTCGAGTTTGTCTCCGCCAATCCGACCGGGCCATTGCATGTCGGCCACGGCCGCGGTGCCGCCTATGGTTCCGCAGTAGCCGACCTGTTGGAAGCGGCCGGTTTCAGCGTCGAGCGTGAATACTACGTCAACGACGCCGGCCGGCAAATGGATATTCTGGCGGCCAGCGTCTGGTTGCGTTACCTGGAAGCCTGCGGCGAAGTATTGCCTTTTCCGAGTAACGGCTACCGAGGCGAATACGTTAGAGATATTTCCGCCAATTTGCACAGAAGCGCCGGCGACAAGTACCGCCAGCCAGCCGCACAGGTTTTGGCGGATTTACCGGCTGACGAAGCGCAAGGCGGCGATAAGGAAAAGCATATCGACGCGCTGATCGAACGCGCTAAAACGTTGTTGGGGCCGGAAGCCTACGAGCAAGTGTTTCAAGCCGGCCTGAACGAGATCTTGCTGGATATCAAAGACGACCTTGCCGAGTTCGGCGTCGGTTATCAGTGTTGGTTCTCGGAACGTTCGTTGATGGACGACCAATCCATTGACCGGGCGCTACAGCGTTTGGACGAGGCAGGGTTTCTGTACCGGCAGGAAGGGGCGACCTGGTTCGCTTCCAGCCGATTGGGCGACGAAAAAGATCGGGTGGTAGTGCGCGACAACGGTCAAACTACCTATTTTGCGTCCGATATCGCTTACCACATGAACAAGCTGGATCGGGGCTTCGACAAGATCGTCAATATCTGGGGCGCCGACCACCACGGCTATATTCCGCGGGTCAAAGCCGCGATGCAGGCCCTGGGTGCCGACGATTCCAAACTTAAAGTGTTGCTGGTGCAATTTGCCGTACTCTACCGCGGCGACGAAAAAGTGCAGATGTCGACCCGTTCCGGTGAATTCGTCACCTTGCGCCAACTGCGTAACGAAGTCGGCAAAGACGCCTGCCGTTTTTTCTATGTGATGCGCAAGTCCGAGCAGCACATGGATTTCGACTTGAAACTGGCGACCTCCAAAACCAACGAAAATCCGGTCTATTACGTACAGTATGCGCATGCCCGGGTGTGCAGCGTGTTGCGCCAACTGGACGAAAAAGGTCGCCAACGCGATCCGCTGCTGGGCATGCAGCATCTGAATCTGTTGGTCGAGGAACAGGAAAGCGCGCTGTTGACGACATTGTCCAGATATCCGGAAACGCTGGAGCGGGCGGCGTTGAACTACGAACCGCACCAATTGATTCAATATCTGCGCGAATTGGCCAACCAATTCCATAGTTACTATAACGCCCACCAATTTTTGGTCGACGACGACAAGCTGTGCAATGCCCGGATCAACCTGGTTTGCGCGGTCCGGCAAGTGTTGGCCAATGCCATGTCGCTGCTGAAAATCAATACACCCGAAGCGATGTAA
- a CDS encoding dihydrofolate reductase translates to MKLSLIVAKASNNAIGLNGRMPWHLSADLKRFKQITMGSPVLMGRKTFEAIGKALPGRENIVISRSAEYEAPQCRVFTDIEAALRDLADRDEVFVIGGATLYQALLPVADYLYLTEIERSFSGDTFFPDIDRRQWQELSREEIENDSQVDFSYRFLKLRRVDTPDPDRVFG, encoded by the coding sequence ATGAAATTATCACTAATTGTGGCAAAGGCCAGCAACAACGCCATTGGTCTGAACGGCCGGATGCCTTGGCATCTCTCCGCCGATTTGAAACGCTTCAAACAAATCACGATGGGCTCGCCGGTGTTGATGGGACGCAAGACCTTCGAGGCCATCGGTAAGGCTTTGCCGGGTCGGGAAAATATCGTCATCAGCCGCAGTGCCGAGTATGAAGCGCCGCAATGTCGGGTGTTTACCGATATCGAGGCTGCGCTCAGAGACTTGGCTGATCGGGACGAGGTATTCGTGATTGGCGGCGCCACCTTGTACCAAGCCTTGTTGCCGGTTGCCGATTACCTTTATTTGACCGAGATTGAGCGCAGCTTTAGCGGCGATACCTTTTTTCCGGATATCGATCGGCGCCAATGGCAGGAACTCAGTCGGGAAGAGATCGAAAACGACAGTCAGGTGGACTTCAGTTACCGTTTTTTGAAATTGCGCCGCGTCGATACGCCCGATCCGGATCGGGTTTTTGGTTAA
- a CDS encoding phosphate ABC transporter substrate-binding protein PstS family protein: MNKTFKLKSLVMGLGFASAALLAGEAAAAPATLDAALPEYSAASGISGNLSSVGSDTLANLMTLWAEEFGKIYPNVNIQIQAAGSSTAPPALTEGTSNLGPMSRKMKDNEIDDFESKYGYKPTAIPVAIDALAVFVNKDNPVKGLSIPQVDAIMSSTRKCGGANDITTWGQAGLTGAWASRPIQLYGRNSVSGTYGFFKDEALCKGDFKSNVNEQPGSASVVQSVTTSANGIGYSGIGYSTSGVKAVALARKDGEAFVEASPENATSGAYPLSRFLYVYVNKKPNEPLAPLEKEFIKMVLSKTGQQVVIKDGYIPLPAKAVEKALTLIQ; this comes from the coding sequence ATGAATAAAACATTCAAGCTGAAATCGCTGGTTATGGGATTGGGTTTCGCCTCCGCCGCATTGTTGGCCGGCGAGGCCGCGGCTGCCCCCGCAACTTTGGATGCGGCTCTTCCGGAATACTCCGCAGCGAGCGGTATTTCCGGCAACCTGTCCAGCGTCGGCTCTGATACTTTGGCGAACCTGATGACTTTGTGGGCCGAAGAATTCGGCAAGATTTACCCCAACGTCAACATCCAAATTCAAGCGGCGGGTTCTTCAACCGCGCCGCCGGCTCTGACCGAAGGTACATCCAACCTGGGTCCGATGAGCCGGAAAATGAAAGACAACGAAATCGACGATTTCGAAAGCAAATACGGCTATAAGCCGACCGCGATTCCGGTTGCGATCGACGCGTTGGCCGTATTCGTCAACAAGGACAACCCGGTCAAAGGCTTAAGCATTCCGCAAGTCGACGCGATCATGTCGTCAACCCGTAAATGCGGCGGCGCCAACGATATTACGACTTGGGGCCAAGCCGGTCTGACCGGTGCCTGGGCCAGCCGGCCGATTCAGTTGTACGGTCGTAATTCTGTTTCCGGTACTTACGGTTTCTTCAAAGACGAAGCACTGTGCAAAGGCGATTTCAAAAGCAACGTTAACGAGCAACCCGGTTCGGCATCGGTGGTGCAATCTGTTACCACCTCTGCCAACGGTATCGGTTATTCGGGTATCGGCTATTCGACTTCCGGTGTGAAAGCCGTGGCGCTGGCGCGTAAAGATGGCGAAGCCTTTGTCGAAGCCTCTCCGGAAAATGCGACTTCCGGCGCTTATCCGCTGTCGCGCTTTCTCTATGTCTATGTCAACAAAAAACCGAACGAACCGTTGGCGCCGCTGGAGAAGGAGTTCATAAAAATGGTGTTGTCCAAAACCGGTCAGCAAGTCGTGATCAAAGACGGCTACATTCCGTTGCCGGCAAAAGCAGTTGAAAAAGCGTTAACTTTAATTCAGTGA
- the tatB gene encoding Sec-independent protein translocase protein TatB, translating into MFDVGFSELLMVGLVALLVLGPEKLPRAARLAGLWVGKARSVLAVAKAEIKQELAAEEMRQLMQQNIAGEVQKVIDETRSAVDDVNFSIQAATETDQHDDKPSSAG; encoded by the coding sequence ATGTTCGATGTCGGTTTTTCCGAATTGCTGATGGTCGGCTTGGTGGCTTTATTGGTATTGGGCCCGGAAAAATTGCCCAGAGCTGCCCGCTTGGCCGGGCTATGGGTCGGTAAGGCACGTAGTGTGCTGGCAGTCGCCAAGGCGGAAATCAAGCAGGAGCTGGCCGCTGAAGAGATGCGGCAACTGATGCAGCAAAACATCGCCGGCGAAGTACAAAAAGTTATAGACGAGACCCGCTCGGCTGTCGACGACGTCAATTTCAGCATTCAAGCTGCGACCGAAACCGATCAACACGATGACAAACCAAGTTCAGCCGGATAA
- a CDS encoding YggS family pyridoxal phosphate-dependent enzyme: MVSIAGRFAAVRAQLRDAEIAAGRLPGSVQLLAVSKTKPAADLAAAYRLGQRHFGENYLQEALKKQQQLAAFDISWHFIGPIQSNKTRPIATHFAWVHSVDRFKIAERLSEQRPDYLPPLNICLQVNISDEATKSGVGLAELPDLVVQVEQLPRLRLRGVMAIPEPAADFETQRIPYRRLYQAATALHLPQLDTFSFGMSGDLLAAVTEGATMVRIGTALFGARPSQ, encoded by the coding sequence ATGGTTAGTATCGCCGGGCGTTTTGCAGCGGTCCGCGCCCAATTGCGCGATGCCGAAATCGCCGCCGGGCGCCTGCCGGGTAGCGTGCAATTGCTTGCCGTCAGCAAAACCAAACCGGCGGCCGACCTGGCCGCGGCTTATCGATTGGGTCAGCGCCATTTCGGCGAAAATTATTTGCAGGAAGCGCTGAAGAAGCAGCAACAACTGGCCGCGTTCGATATCAGTTGGCATTTCATCGGCCCGATCCAATCCAACAAAACCCGGCCGATAGCCACGCATTTCGCTTGGGTGCACAGCGTCGACCGTTTCAAAATCGCCGAGCGTCTCAGCGAGCAGCGCCCGGATTATTTGCCGCCGCTGAATATCTGCCTGCAAGTCAATATCAGCGACGAAGCTACCAAATCCGGCGTCGGTCTGGCCGAGTTGCCGGATTTGGTTGTGCAAGTGGAACAATTGCCGCGTCTGCGTTTGCGCGGCGTAATGGCTATTCCTGAGCCGGCGGCCGATTTCGAAACGCAGCGCATTCCTTACCGACGCCTGTACCAGGCGGCAACGGCATTGCACCTACCGCAGCTGGATACGTTTTCGTTCGGCATGAGCGGCGATCTGCTGGCCGCGGTCACCGAAGGCGCCACCATGGTTAGGATCGGCACGGCGCTGTTCGGTGCGCGTCCTAGCCAATAA
- the tatA gene encoding Sec-independent protein translocase subunit TatA: MGFSIPHLLVVLVIVVLVFGTKRLKNVGADLGEAIRGFRNAVKEGGEDKTLANKEDDVLEGEVSSKEKDKV, translated from the coding sequence ATGGGTTTTAGTATTCCGCATTTATTGGTGGTGTTGGTGATTGTCGTGTTGGTGTTCGGCACCAAGCGTTTGAAAAATGTCGGCGCCGACCTTGGCGAGGCCATCAGAGGTTTCCGCAATGCTGTAAAGGAAGGCGGCGAAGACAAAACGCTGGCCAATAAGGAAGACGATGTGCTGGAAGGCGAAGTCTCCAGTAAAGAAAAAGACAAGGTGTAA
- a CDS encoding SPOR domain-containing protein: MARDYKHRVQSPNYGAGRRKPKQSSSVALWRWLLVIMLIAAFVVFLNMIGKLVPELVAGKPNPETQPAAEPKKQELPLKPQTAAETEKPVEPEEPRYDFYTILPQAEVVVPDYEIKTRVREQLVGKTKAAKYIMQAGSFREAAEAERHKAKLALLGIESRVEKAKVGNVIWHRVKVGPYDNPASVSTIKELLQKNGIGVIVTESGQ; the protein is encoded by the coding sequence ATGGCCAGAGATTACAAGCACCGCGTACAAAGCCCCAATTACGGCGCCGGCCGGCGGAAGCCGAAGCAGTCGTCGTCGGTTGCGTTATGGCGCTGGCTGTTGGTGATTATGCTGATAGCGGCCTTCGTGGTGTTTTTGAATATGATCGGTAAGCTGGTGCCGGAATTGGTCGCCGGCAAGCCCAACCCGGAAACCCAGCCCGCCGCCGAACCGAAAAAGCAAGAGTTGCCGCTAAAACCCCAAACCGCCGCCGAAACGGAAAAACCGGTCGAACCGGAAGAGCCGCGTTACGATTTTTATACGATTCTGCCGCAGGCGGAAGTCGTGGTGCCGGACTATGAAATCAAAACCCGGGTCCGCGAGCAGTTGGTCGGCAAAACCAAGGCTGCCAAATACATCATGCAGGCCGGTTCGTTCAGGGAGGCGGCTGAAGCCGAACGTCACAAAGCCAAACTGGCCTTACTCGGCATCGAGTCGCGGGTCGAAAAAGCCAAAGTCGGCAACGTGATTTGGCATCGAGTCAAAGTGGGGCCGTACGATAACCCTGCCAGCGTCTCCACGATTAAGGAACTGCTGCAGAAAAACGGTATCGGCGTGATCGTCACCGAAAGCGGTCAGTAG
- the tatC gene encoding twin-arginine translocase subunit TatC gives MTNQVQPDNEQSFFSHLVELRDRLLKMVLCVLLVFVGTASYANEIYAFLADPLLQHMPKNSSMIAIDVASPFFTPFKLAFVVAVFASIPFILYQFWGFVAPGLYRHEKMMVAPLLLASTVLFYGGAAFAYFLVFPLVFSYLTAAAPAGVAVMTDIATYLDFVLAMFFAFGLAFEIPVLTIVLVWTGIISPESLAEKRPYVIVGVFVVAMFLTPPDALSQTLLAVPMWLLFESGLLFSRLITRRDRAAENDG, from the coding sequence ATGACAAACCAAGTTCAGCCGGATAACGAACAGTCTTTTTTCAGCCATCTGGTCGAACTGCGCGACCGTCTGTTAAAGATGGTGCTCTGCGTATTGCTGGTGTTTGTCGGCACCGCCAGTTACGCCAACGAGATCTATGCTTTTTTGGCCGATCCGCTGTTGCAGCATATGCCGAAAAACAGTTCCATGATTGCGATAGACGTGGCTTCGCCGTTTTTTACGCCGTTTAAACTGGCGTTTGTCGTCGCCGTGTTCGCCAGCATCCCTTTCATCCTTTATCAGTTTTGGGGCTTCGTCGCGCCGGGCTTGTACCGCCACGAGAAAATGATGGTGGCGCCGCTGTTGCTGGCCAGCACGGTATTGTTTTACGGCGGCGCGGCGTTTGCCTACTTTTTGGTGTTCCCGTTGGTATTTTCCTACCTGACGGCGGCCGCCCCGGCCGGGGTCGCCGTAATGACCGACATCGCCACCTATTTGGATTTCGTGTTGGCGATGTTTTTTGCGTTCGGCCTGGCCTTCGAAATTCCGGTGCTGACCATCGTGCTGGTCTGGACCGGCATCATCAGTCCGGAATCCTTGGCGGAAAAACGGCCTTATGTGATCGTCGGCGTGTTTGTGGTGGCGATGTTTCTGACGCCGCCCGACGCCTTGTCCCAAACCTTGTTGGCGGTGCCGATGTGGTTGTTGTTCGAGTCGGGCCTGTTGTTCTCCAGGTTAATAACCCGGCGCGACCGCGCAGCCGAGAACGATGGTTAG
- a CDS encoding FlgO family outer membrane protein, with the protein MLKKKLMVLMLAGLTVLSGCSRLYYYSSSIDDDDLVEVSYDAIGWLLADLRQPLPKGSLVVINSLVNVDDMGQTLPFGRIISDQLSSALHRSGYRVMGMELPTEIFAKNEAGILELPEKTKEALNNVGAKAIVIGSYAPGRDNVYVSLRVVDIASQNVVSSTDYSVAMGPDAKVLTTKPQPKQ; encoded by the coding sequence ATGCTCAAGAAAAAATTAATGGTGTTGATGTTGGCAGGTTTGACCGTTTTGAGCGGTTGCAGCCGGCTTTACTACTACTCGAGCAGCATTGACGACGACGACTTGGTCGAAGTCAGCTACGATGCGATCGGCTGGCTGCTGGCCGATTTGCGCCAGCCCTTGCCTAAAGGCAGTCTGGTCGTGATCAATTCCCTGGTCAACGTCGACGACATGGGCCAAACCCTGCCATTCGGCAGGATCATTTCCGACCAGCTTTCTTCGGCGCTGCATCGTTCCGGTTACCGGGTGATGGGTATGGAGCTGCCGACCGAGATTTTTGCCAAAAATGAAGCCGGCATTCTGGAATTGCCGGAAAAAACCAAGGAAGCTTTAAATAACGTCGGTGCTAAAGCGATTGTGATTGGTTCCTACGCGCCGGGACGCGATAACGTTTATGTCTCCTTGCGGGTGGTCGATATCGCCAGCCAGAACGTGGTTTCCTCGACTGATTACTCGGTGGCAATGGGACCAGACGCCAAAGTGCTGACGACCAAGCCCCAGCCTAAACAATAA
- a CDS encoding ABC transporter permease subunit codes for MTESRTTQSKPTLFQTATSDSYQRWRLVKDKLAARGVVVGGLSIIVAVVLIFFYLLYVVFPLLLPAQLRAADNGGYNVPGVEMGKTLFAAIEEQNQLAVRFTDAGKAVFFNIESGAIVSSEAVALPENGQIASFAHASIDKGVVAYGLSDGRAVVVKHEYKLSYPDGKRLITPSLSYPLGNQALTIDKSGQPLAKITLAVADDRSTLVAKTADNRVLLSRLTKKESMFDDEVTLEASDTVLDVAGDDIEFLLLDKEQRNLYLASRQSITVVDVSDASAPVVKHKLNLVENGQEISSMEFLNGENSLLVGDSKGELAQWSLVRNDQNYVNMQKLRSFKLADNPIVAVSAEQRRRGMLAIDNAGQLAVYNSTAERELVNTKLLQSAPQVLALSPKADYFLVEDASGKVLSWRLENEHPEISLKSLWSKVWYESYPKPDYIWQSSSASNDFEPKMSLTPLVFGTLKASFYAMLMGIPLALFGAIYTGYFMAPRVRQYVKPGIEIMGALPTVILGFLAGLWLAPFVESHLAGIFAMLMVVPLSVMVFAYLWQQVPEPTRLKIPDGWDAIVLIPVVIFGAWLAFELAPSFEAWFFHGDLRVWMREEFGIGYDQRNTLVVGLAMGFAVIPMIFSIAEDAIFSVPKHLTTGSLALGATPWQTMTKVVLLTASPGIFSAVMIGFGRAVGETMIVLMATGNTPVMDLSIFQGLRTLSANIAVEMPESEVNSTHYRVLFLAALVLFVFTFVVNTLAELVRQNLRQKYSSL; via the coding sequence ATGACTGAATCCCGAACCACTCAAAGCAAACCGACGCTGTTTCAAACAGCCACCAGCGATAGTTACCAGCGTTGGCGTTTGGTTAAAGACAAATTAGCGGCGCGGGGCGTGGTGGTCGGCGGGTTGAGTATTATCGTGGCGGTGGTGCTGATTTTCTTTTACCTGTTGTATGTCGTATTTCCGTTGCTTTTGCCGGCACAGCTCAGGGCTGCCGATAACGGTGGCTATAACGTTCCGGGCGTGGAAATGGGCAAAACGCTGTTCGCGGCCATCGAGGAACAAAACCAGCTTGCAGTCAGATTTACCGATGCCGGCAAAGCGGTTTTTTTCAATATAGAGAGCGGCGCGATCGTTAGCAGCGAAGCCGTAGCGCTGCCGGAAAACGGCCAAATAGCCAGTTTCGCCCACGCCAGCATCGACAAAGGCGTGGTGGCATACGGCTTATCGGATGGCCGGGCGGTGGTGGTCAAACACGAATATAAATTGAGCTATCCGGACGGCAAGCGCCTGATTACGCCTTCGCTCAGTTATCCATTGGGCAACCAAGCGCTGACTATTGATAAATCTGGGCAGCCTTTGGCCAAAATCACTCTGGCGGTAGCAGACGACCGTAGCACGTTGGTGGCGAAAACGGCCGATAACCGCGTGTTGTTGAGCCGGCTCACTAAAAAGGAGTCGATGTTCGATGACGAAGTGACGTTGGAAGCCAGCGATACCGTATTGGACGTGGCCGGCGACGACATCGAATTTCTGTTGCTCGATAAAGAACAGCGCAATCTGTATTTAGCCAGCCGCCAAAGCATCACCGTGGTCGATGTCAGTGACGCCTCGGCGCCCGTGGTCAAGCACAAGTTGAATCTGGTTGAGAACGGTCAGGAAATTTCCAGTATGGAATTCTTGAACGGCGAAAACTCGTTGTTGGTTGGCGATTCCAAGGGCGAACTGGCGCAATGGTCCTTGGTCCGTAACGACCAGAACTACGTCAACATGCAAAAGCTGCGCAGCTTCAAGTTGGCCGACAACCCTATCGTAGCGGTTAGCGCCGAACAGCGCCGCCGCGGCATGTTGGCGATCGACAACGCGGGACAATTGGCGGTATACAACTCGACGGCCGAGCGTGAGTTAGTCAATACCAAATTACTGCAGTCCGCGCCGCAGGTGTTGGCCTTATCTCCAAAAGCCGATTATTTTTTGGTTGAAGACGCTAGCGGCAAAGTGCTGAGTTGGCGCCTGGAAAACGAGCATCCGGAGATTTCGCTGAAATCGCTCTGGAGCAAAGTCTGGTACGAAAGTTATCCGAAGCCCGACTACATTTGGCAATCTTCGTCGGCCAGCAACGATTTCGAACCGAAAATGAGCCTGACGCCGCTGGTGTTCGGCACCTTGAAGGCTTCGTTTTACGCGATGCTCATGGGAATTCCGCTGGCTTTGTTCGGCGCGATCTACACCGGTTATTTCATGGCGCCGCGGGTGCGGCAGTACGTGAAGCCCGGTATCGAGATCATGGGCGCATTACCGACCGTGATTTTGGGTTTTCTGGCCGGCTTATGGCTGGCGCCGTTCGTCGAATCCCATCTCGCCGGAATTTTCGCGATGCTGATGGTGGTGCCATTGTCGGTGATGGTATTCGCTTACCTGTGGCAGCAGGTTCCGGAACCGACTCGTCTTAAAATCCCTGACGGTTGGGACGCCATCGTTTTAATACCGGTCGTGATCTTCGGCGCCTGGTTGGCGTTTGAATTGGCGCCCAGCTTCGAAGCCTGGTTTTTCCACGGCGATTTGCGAGTCTGGATGCGCGAGGAATTCGGTATCGGTTACGACCAGCGCAATACGTTGGTGGTCGGCTTGGCCATGGGCTTTGCCGTGATTCCGATGATTTTCTCGATCGCCGAGGACGCTATTTTTAGCGTACCAAAACATTTGACCACCGGTTCGCTGGCTTTGGGGGCGACGCCATGGCAGACGATGACCAAAGTCGTGTTGCTGACCGCAAGTCCCGGTATTTTCTCCGCGGTGATGATCGGCTTCGGCCGGGCGGTGGGCGAAACCATGATCGTGCTGATGGCGACCGGGAACACGCCGGTGATGGATTTGAGTATTTTTCAGGGATTGCGCACCTTGTCCGCCAATATTGCGGTGGAAATGCCGGAATCGGAAGTCAACAGTACCCATTACCGGGTGTTGTTTTTAGCGGCGCTGGTATTGTTCGTGTTCACCTTCGTCGTCAATACGCTGGCCGAATTGGTTCGGCAAAATCTCAGACAGAAATACAGTTCACTATGA
- a CDS encoding asparaginase domain-containing protein gives MNKNILLVFTGGTIGSQVTGSIVDTSAAAGFKLLALFADHYPEAGSITFKSQQPLQILSENLHTQHWPQIIAAIEAEDLNQFDGIIVTHGTDTLAFSAAALGLYFHKLPIPLLLVSSDLPLDSPQANGLANFCCAVEFIRRGGQPGVYVPYRNPGQDQQVHLATRLSSCLPLSSDFISIQSQPFMRFSDGRFETLAQPDSSSRQSANLKPDFSARILLVRPYPGLDYTAFNPEGFDVVLHDLYHSGTACASNSAGDRFSLVAFIRKCREKGRKVYLAPALRSESAYASTSDLIAAGAEMVWNMSLEATYAKLMLALGNFTESEQVSEFLRLDLAYEHVQPA, from the coding sequence ATGAATAAAAACATCCTGCTGGTGTTCACCGGCGGCACCATAGGTTCGCAAGTGACGGGCAGCATCGTCGACACGTCGGCCGCCGCCGGTTTCAAACTGCTGGCATTGTTCGCCGACCACTACCCCGAGGCAGGTTCGATAACGTTCAAGTCTCAGCAACCTTTGCAAATCCTCAGCGAAAACCTGCATACCCAACACTGGCCGCAGATCATTGCGGCAATCGAAGCCGAGGACCTAAATCAATTCGACGGCATTATCGTTACCCACGGTACCGATACCCTGGCATTTAGCGCCGCGGCATTGGGACTGTATTTCCATAAGTTACCGATTCCGCTGTTGCTGGTCTCGAGCGATTTGCCACTGGACAGTCCGCAGGCCAACGGTTTAGCCAATTTTTGCTGCGCGGTGGAGTTCATCCGGCGCGGTGGTCAACCTGGGGTATACGTACCGTACCGCAATCCCGGACAGGACCAGCAAGTCCATCTGGCAACCCGGCTCTCGTCCTGCCTGCCGTTAAGTAGCGACTTCATCAGCATCCAATCGCAGCCGTTTATGCGCTTCAGTGACGGACGGTTCGAAACGCTGGCGCAGCCGGATAGCTCAAGCCGTCAATCGGCCAACTTGAAACCCGATTTTTCGGCGCGAATTCTGTTGGTAAGGCCCTATCCCGGTCTCGACTACACCGCGTTCAATCCCGAAGGATTCGATGTGGTGCTGCACGACCTATACCATTCCGGCACGGCCTGCGCATCCAATAGCGCTGGCGACCGATTCAGCTTGGTCGCATTTATCCGCAAATGCCGGGAAAAAGGCCGGAAAGTTTATTTGGCTCCGGCCTTACGATCGGAAAGCGCTTATGCCTCGACCAGCGATTTGATCGCTGCCGGGGCGGAGATGGTCTGGAATATGAGTTTGGAGGCGACTTACGCCAAACTAATGTTGGCGCTCGGCAATTTTACCGAGTCTGAGCAAGTATCGGAGTTTTTACGGCTGGATCTGGCTTACGAACATGTCCAGCCTGCCTGA